In one Mustela lutreola isolate mMusLut2 chromosome 8, mMusLut2.pri, whole genome shotgun sequence genomic region, the following are encoded:
- the LOC131839724 gene encoding olfactory receptor 10P1 yields the protein MAEENRTLPEFLLLGFSDLRPLQGPLFWVVLLFYLVTLLGNSMIILLTQVSSALHSPMYFFLRHLSVLELLYTTDIVPRTLADLASQQPRAISFPSCVAQMYVFIVLGISECCLLTAMAYDRYAAICRPLHYSTLMSWRACMAMVAVSWLMGVITATTHSSLIFTLPFPSRPIIPHFLCDILPVLRLASAGKHRSEISVVTATVVFIMVPFSLIVASYARILGVILAMASTQSRRKVFSTCSSHLLVVCLFFGTASITYIRPRAGSSVTMNRILSLFYTVITPMLNPIIYTLRNKEVAGALHHMAKRQVSSL from the coding sequence ATGGCTGAGGAAAATCGGACTCTGCCTGAATTTCTCCTTCTAGGATTCTCTGATCTCCGGCCCCTGCAGGGCCCCCTGTTCTGGGTGGTGCTTCTGTTCTACCTCGTCACCTTGCTGGGTAACTCTATGATCATCCTCCTCACACAGGTCAGCTCGGCCCTGCACtcccccatgtacttcttcctgcgTCACCTCTCAGTGCTGGAGCTCCTATACACCACAGACATCGTGCCCCGGACCCTGGCTGACCTGGCCTCCCAACAGCCCCGGGCCATCTCCTTCCCGAGCTGTGTAGCCCAGATGTATGTCTTCATTGTCCTGGGCATTTCAGAGTGCTGCCTGCTCACAgccatggcctatgaccgctatgccGCCATCTGCCGGCCCCTGCACTATTCCACCCTCATGAGCTGGAGGGCCTGCATGGCTATGGTGGCTGTCTCCTGGCTCATGGGCGTCATCACAGCCACCACCCACTCATCCCTCATCTTCACTCTCCCTTTCCCCAGCCGCCCCATCATCCCACACTTCCTCTGTGACATCCTGCCAGTACTGAGGCTGGCAAGTGCTGGAAAGCACAGGAGTGAAATCTCTGTGGTGACAGCCACTGTGGTCTTCATCATGGTCCCCTTCTCTCTGATCGTCGCCTCTTATGCCCGCATCCTGGGGGTCATCCTGGCAATGGCCTCTACCCAGAGCCGCCGCAAGGtcttctccacctgctcctcccatCTGCTCGTGGTCTGCCTCTTCTTTGGAACAGCCAGCATCACCTACATCCGGCCCCGGGCAGGCTCTTCTGTCACCATGAACCGCATCCTCAGCCTCTTCTACACAGTCATCACGCCCATGCTCAACCCTATCATCTATACCCTTCGGAACAAGGAGGTGGCAGGCGCCCTGCACCACATGGCCAAGAGGCAGGTCTCCTCACTCTGA
- the LOC131839726 gene encoding olfactory receptor 2AP1-like translates to MSIIKKTTGNNFWLARLWKGLWSTIANRTIVTEFFLQGLTDTKELQVAVFLLLLLAYLVTVSGNLVVISLTLLDTRLQTPMYFFLRNLSCLEIWFQTVIVPKMLLNIATGTKTISFAGCITQDFFHIFLGATEFLLLTAMAYDRYIAICQPLRYPILMSNRVCTQLILTCWLAGFSFIIVPVILTSQLPFCDTHINHFFCDYTPLMEVVCSGPQVLEMVAFTLAVVALVSTLVLITISYVQIIRTIIRIPSVQERKKAFSTCSSHIIVVTMCYGSCFFMYIKPSPGKGVDFNKGVSLINTIIAPLLNPFIYTLRNQQVKQVVKDLIRKMGWLQNK, encoded by the exons ATGTCTATTATCAAGAAGACAACAGGTAACAACttctg GCTTGCACGTTTGTGGAAAGGACTGTGGTCCACCATAGCCAATAGGACCATAGTGACTGAGTTCTTCCTCCAAGGCCTGACAGACACCAAAGAGCTTCAGGTGGCAGTTTTTCTGCTCCTGCTGCTCGCCTACCTCGTGACTGTCTCTGGAAACCTGGTTGTCATCAGCCTGACATTGCTGGACACCCGCTTGCAAACCCCGATGTACTTCTTCCTTCGGAATCTGTCCTGCCTGGAAATTTGGTTCCAGACCGTCATCGTGCCCAAGATGTTGCTCAACATTGCCACAGGGACCAAGACCATTAGTTTTGCTGGCTGCATCACTCAGGACTTTTTCCATATCTTCCTGGGGGCTACAGAGTTCCTCCTCCTCACAGCCATGGCCTACGACCGGTACATCGCCATCTGCCAGCCCCTCCGCTACCCCATCCTCATGAGCAACAGAGTCTGCACGCAGCTTATCCTCACCTGCTGGCTGGCAGGGTTCTCCTTCATCATTGTGCCTGTCATCCTGACCAGTCAGCTTCCATTCTGTGACACCCACATCAACCACTTCTTCTGTGACTATACACCTCTCATGGAGGTGGTGTGCAGCGGACCACAGGTGTTAGAGATGGTGGCCTTCACCCTGGCTGTGGTGGCTCTGGTCAGCACTCTGGTGCTGATCACCATATCCTATGTCCAGATCATCCGAACAATCATCAGGATCCCCTCTgtccaggagagaaagaaagctttCTCTACCTGTTCCTCCCACATTATTGTGGTCACCATGTGCTATGgcagctg cttCTTTATGTACATAAAGCCCTCTCCAGGCAAGGGGGTTGATTTCAACAAAGGAGTGTCTCTAATCAATACAATTATTGCCCCCCTCTTGAATCCCTTCATCTATACTCTCAGGAACCAACAAGTTAAGCAAGTAGTGAAAGACCTGATCAGGAAAATGGGTTGGCTCCAAAATAAATGA